The following are encoded in a window of Phaseolus vulgaris cultivar G19833 chromosome 3, P. vulgaris v2.0, whole genome shotgun sequence genomic DNA:
- the LOC137808129 gene encoding uncharacterized protein: MPTKQVSYCSDKKVVVRLYVEKPRKKNSSSIQHQLHGPISMGCGRRAGLLSYSHLLRQSAKEALSAPSFSKWVTNNNLHPPTQITPSNMKRPTWLGSCSWKLLIPRFLRSWSKAKNKKNKKQNCGDFSGNGMKTICCYRS; encoded by the exons ATGCCAACGAAACAG GTAAGTTACTGCAGTGATAAAAAGGTGGTAGTGAGGCTATACGTTGAGAAGCCAAGAAAGAAGAACTCATCTTCAATTCAGCATCAGCTTCATGGCCCTATTAGTATGGGATGTGGAAGAAGAGCAGGGTTGCTTAGCTACTCTCATCTGCTACGTCAGTCTGCAAAAGAAGCATTATCAGCACCTTCATTCTCCAAGTGGGTTACAAACAACAATCTCCACCCACCAACCCAG ATAACCCCTTCCAACATGAAAAGGCCAACATGGCTTGGAAGCTGCAGCTGGAAACTACTGATTCCAAGGTTCCTAAGGTCATGGTCAAAAGCCAAAAATAAGAAGAATAAGAAGCAAAATTGTGGAGATTTTTCAGGAAATGGAATGAAAACGATATGCTGTTATAGGTCTTGA
- the LOC137808126 gene encoding glutamate dehydrogenase 2: MNALAATNRNFQRAARILGLDSKLEKSLLIPFREIKVECTIPKDDGTLVSYVGFRIQHDNARGPMKGGIRYHPEVDPDEVNALAQLMTWKTAVADIPYGGAKGGIGCNPRDLSISELERLTRVFTQKIHDLIGVQRDVPAPDMGTNAQTMAWILDEYSKFHGHSPAVVTGKPIDLGGSLGREAATGLGVVFATEALFAEYGKSISDHTFVIQGFGNVGTWAAKSIYERGGKVIAISDISGAIKNLNGIDIPALLKHKDDGNQTLKDFPGAEVMDPNELLVHECDVLIPCALGGVLNRENASDVKAKFIIEAANHPTDPEADEILSKKGVIILPDIYANAGGVTVSYFEWVQNIQGFMWDEEKVNHELKKYMTRAFRDIKTMCKIHNCDLRMGAFTLGVNRVARATLLRGWEA; the protein is encoded by the exons ATGAATGCTCTAGCTGCTACCAACCGCAACTTTCAACGTGCAGCTCGCATTCTCGGCTTGGATTCCAAGCTTGAGAAGAGTCTCCTCATACCCTTCAGAGAAATCAAG GTTGAATGCACCATCCCGAAAGATGATGGAACTCTGGTTTCATACGTGGGATTCAGGATCCAACATGACAATGCGCGTGGTCCTATGAAAGGAGGAATTCGTTATCATCCAGAG GTTGACCCTGATGAAGTGAATGCTCTAGCTCAGCTGATGACATGGAAGACAGCTGTAGCAGACATTCCCTATGGAGGAGCAAAGGGTGGGATTGGCTGCAACCCAAGGGATCTGAGCATTAGTGAGTTAGAACGTCTAACTCGGGTTTTCACTCAAAAGATTCATGATCTCATTGGTGTTCAAAGGGATGTTCCTGCCCCAGATATGGGAACTAATGCCCAG ACCATGGCATGGATTCTTGACGAGTATTCTAAGTTTCACGGTCATTCACCTGCAGTTGTGACCGGGAAGCCTATT GATCTTGGAGGGTCATTGGGAAGGGAGGCTGCCACAGGTCTTGGAGTAGTTTTTGCAACTGAAGCTTTGTTTGCTGAATATGGAAAGTCCATTTCTGATCACACATTTGTTATCCAG GGCTTTGGAAATGTGGGCACATGGGCTGCCAAGTCTATTTATGAGAGGGGGGGAAAGGTGATTGCTATCAGTGATATCAGTGGTGCTATCAAAAACTTAAATGGAATCGACATTCCTGCTCTTCTGAAACACAAGGATGATGGCAATCAAACCCTGAAGGACTTTCCAGGTGCAGAAGTGATGGATCCAAATGAGTTGCTTGTTCATGAATGTGATGTGCTTATCCCTTGTGCATTGGGTGGAGTTCTAAATAG GGAAAATGCTTCTGACGTGAAGGCAAAATTTATAATAGAAGCAGCAAATCATCCCACTGACCCTGAAGCGGATGAG aTTTTGTCTAAGAAAGGAGTCATCATATTACCTGACATCTATGCCAATGCTGGTGGAGTGACTGTGAGCTACTTTGAATGGGTTCAG AATATTCAAGGTTTCATGTGGGATGAAGAAAAGGTGAATCATGAGTTGAAGAAATACATGACCAGAGCTTTCCGAGACATCAAGACAATGTGTAAGATTCATAACTGTGACTTGCGAATGGGAGCCTTTACTCTTGGAGTAAACCGTGTTGCTCGTGCTACCCTTCTCAGAGGTTGGGAAGCTTAG
- the LOC137808127 gene encoding LOW QUALITY PROTEIN: light-harvesting complex-like protein 3 isotype 2, chloroplastic (The sequence of the model RefSeq protein was modified relative to this genomic sequence to represent the inferred CDS: deleted 1 base in 1 codon) translates to MQSMSTTMASFSPPTHFSATPSSHSKPRLFPKTNFLFSLRSRALALSPLKTAAENGVGTAVEPPPETSPPPLENTSVGTNGAAAAAATVAVQSEEVKVQSGFVDPRWVSGTWDLKQFQKNGTTDWDTVIDAEARRRKWLEDNPESSSNENPVVFDTSIIPWWAWMKRFHLPEAELLNGRAAMVGFFMAYLVDSLTGVGLVDQMGNFFCKTLLFVAVVGVLLIRKNEDLENLKKLLDETTLYDKQWQATWQTKIQALPRKSSGFAVL, encoded by the exons ATGCAAAGCATGTCAACCACCATGGCTTCCTTTTCCCCTCCCACCCATTTCTCAGCAACTCCTTCCTCACACTCCAAACCCCGTCTCTTCCCCAAGACCAACTTTTTATTCTCTCTCAGGTCCAGGGCCCTTGCTCTCTCTCCACTGAAGACGGCTGCTGAGAACGGCGTCGGGACTGCCGTCGAGCCGCCGCCGGAGACTTCTCCCCCGCCGCTCGAGAACACTTCTGTTGGGACCAATGgggctgctgctgctgctgctactGTTGCGGTTCAGAGTGAGGAGGTGAAAGTTCAAAGTGGTTTTGTGGATCCGAGGTGGGTTTCAGGGACATGGGACTTGAAGCAGTTTCAGAAAAATGGCACCACCGATTGGGATACTGTTATTGATGCTG AGGCTAGAAGGAGGAAATGGCTTGAGGATAACCCGGAATCATCCAGTAATGAAAATCCTGTAGTGTTTGACACCTCCATTATACCCTGGTGGGCATGGATGAAAAGGTTCCATCTCCCTGAAGCTGAACTACTCAATG GTCGTGCCGCCATGGTTGGATTCTTTATGGCATATCTGGTTGATAGCTTGACGGGAGTAGGCCTAGTTGATCAAATGGGAAACTTCTTTTGCAAAACTCTGCTGTTCGTAGCAGTGGTTGGAGTTCTTCTGATCCGAAAGAATGAAGACCTTGAAAACCTTAAGAAGCTATTGGATGAGACTACATTATATGACAAGCAATGGCAAGCAACTTGGCAG ACGAAAATTCAAGCACTTCCAAGAAAGAGTAGTGGATTTGCTGTTCTGTAG